A window of Megalops cyprinoides isolate fMegCyp1 chromosome 13, fMegCyp1.pri, whole genome shotgun sequence genomic DNA:
agcGGACTGTGTGGATCTGCGTGTGTGTTGAGAGAGATTACAGTGAATAAATTTAtgttctcctgtgtgtgtgtgtgtgtgtgtgtgtgtgtgagtgagtgagagagagagagagagagagagagagattacagtgtgtaaatgttattttgtgtgtgattactttatgtatgttgtgtatgtatttgtctAGGGAATGTTGagtttatttgaatttaaacgCAGAATGCTACTTGTAAGAATGATGAGGGACAGAACCAGCTATGCACGACATCTATTTTCAGTGGCATCACCTCTGAGGTCGACAACACAGTCACCACAACGGGGATGAGTTCATCATCATCCTGTAATGCACTCACACTATCCCACAGGCACACTGCACCCCTCACTTTTTCCTTATTGTTTGTTTGGCTCACAGTTACAGAGAAAGTAGCACAGGTGACCACTGTACAGAGCTCTGTGGGACTGCAGAAGGTGTCAGCTGTCACAGACCAGTCTGAGACACAGGGCTACAACCTGGACCCCCCTGCCCTGGGAGTGCTATGAGGAAGAAGTTTTCCAGGTCCCTCCAGACACAACAATAGAGGATCAAGTCCCCTGAGCAGAGCTGTACATTGCGTCCTCTAGCTTATCTTCGAGATCATATGTCTTTCACTGATTCagttcctgatttttttttctctcactccttttattcctctctttctctgtgttttctccacCCTGCACTCTTCACATTCTTAGAGGAAATGTGACCTAACACCCCCCCCGGGTGATGGATACCTGAATAAGCTTTGCCACCACACTGGTAACACGTCTGTAGGGTCTAATCTCTGCTGGAGAGCTCCACCTGCTCCCAGGAGACAGAGCACTAGCTATCCCACTACCCCATGCATTCTCATTCGCGTGCACAGACCTAGACTCTTGCATGTGtatacacgtatacacacaaacacactctcacgcacacatcTCCGCATACTTTCCTAactgcaccctcacacacacacgcggtccctctctctcacacagacacacaaacacccagaTTTATAGCGTTCCTGCTGTTTTCCAGTTGGCTGCCTCATGGAGCTGAATCGGTAAGGATGGCTCTCTCCATACTGGTAATGAGTCAGACAGCTGATGTGAAATGGGCCGTGGTGACAGCATGAGCTGTGATTTCTGCTCTGCTCCTCAGACTGGGAGAGCCCTACCCCTCTTTTGGACCTCTTCTCCCATTTCAGCACTGCCGTTATGCCTCTCCAAGGATTGAAACTGGCCTCATTAGCGTGCCCGGTGTTACACAGCACGAGTTGCCAAAGCatttaaagcacaaaaacataagactacactacattacattaagttacatttctctctctttctcatactTATTTTGTCCTTtcagaaaacactttttaaaaaaaagaggcgGAATCAAAAGCCATTTAAAATACAACTGCTGATGAATATACTGCCGGGAAAGATGAGTCATTTGCTGGGATCGCGCAGTAAGGGACACAGAACTGCATTTGTCCTGCCTTTGCCTTGAATATTTTCTGGTGAAGCCAGGCTGCTGAAAGGTGTGAAAGCAGTGCGGAGGACGAcagggtagggtgggggggttggggatgtGCAGTCGATGACAGACTGTCCCAACTCCAAGGCCTTCTCAGTAGTCACTGTTGTCCTTATGATGGTTACAGGAACCTCACAACAGCTATCTTGACAGCTACTGAAAGATacagttcacacacaaaacCCACACACTGAGCTCTTTAACAAAGTAGAGAAATAGACTAGGCCAGGGCTTGACATCGGCCTTGTTAACACATATCACCTGGCAGGAACAATAGAAATGataacatcaacaacaacagtaCAATGTAGGCCTGCTCTGAATGTGTAGATCCAGTAACAGGCAGCCTTTTAGTATTGGATGCTACCATATCCAATTTAAGGTTTAGTGGCTTTTCTGCAGAACAACTGCTGCATATATGTTCCCCCAAGCATAATCTGAAACACTGCTTTGTTAGATCCTGTCATTTTCAAGTGCCACCACTTTTAATCAAGCTTCCtatgttaattaaaaaacaacagctccCCCACTTTATAACATGCTGGTCCCCCTTTATCACATGTCTTTGGTAATTTTAGATTGCACACTTCAAATGTACTTCTCTTCAAGTCACCCTCTTCCTGATCGGTTTGTGTATGCCAGTAAGAAAAGATTGGCAGGAGGGTGTTTGTCCTGATTACTCTGATATCTGCTGGTGTTTTCAGGCAGCTCCACTCCCAGAACAGGTGAATCACCTTTCAAAGTGCTGAGTTTGGAGCTTACTTATAAAATATCTTTGAAAGGAGGCACTAACTCATAATTGAAATTGAATcaatattattagtagtattattgTCATCTTTTTAAAGGTTTGTCAGGCCAGTCTGACTCATCATTCCAGGAAATGACGTCTGATCTGATttttactgcatgaaaacattgattttcttgttttatttaaatatgtatatgctCATGCCGTTAGAACGGGATTTTGCCTGAGTGAACAGAGACATGAATAGAGGCCAAAGTCTGTTATGACCAGATTTATGGACAGACAAGGTCAGTGCTGTTGCCATGGGGTCACAGATATCACGTCACCCTTCCACAGTCTGCCACAGTTTGTGacttattcacatttttatttcatactttttttctcactcttgGAGTGGTTCTTTAGAATCAAAGGTATCTTGATGTTTTagatgtttgtatgtttgtatactGAAATTGAACACTTTGATACCAGTGTTGAGATGGAGAGGTTTCTTGGTACCTGCACAGGTGTCCACGTGTTTTACTTGGCACAGCACTTTTCTGTTAAAGATTTGAGATTGAGATTGAGACTGTGGTTGACCTGAACAAAACACTGTGGTCACATAATGATTGGAGTCGTTAGGCACAATTAGGCTGGATAGTCTGATCCTGCATCATTGTTAAGGTCAGAGCTAAAAACACCCTTGTGTACTGTAATCTTCATATTTAGGTCTCTATTCGTAAAGCCTTAACCCCTCTGGATCCACAGTGTTATACGTAATTAATTATGTGCTTTGATTAGCCGGTAATGAACAATCCCCTAAAAAAGTCCCCGAGGTGATGTCTTCAGACAAGAAAATGAGCTTAAGATCACCGCAGGTACAGGTGAACCCTTTGGTAGGTGGCCCCTGGAGATTTGCTGAATGTCACGGCAGTTCTGGATCAGGAGACTGGTGGGGAGAAATCTGCTCCTGGTTTTTGCAGGAACCACAATCTGAGTCATGCCAGAAAGCAGGCCACTGTGAAATAGATCATTCTGCTTGTTCATGGGCGTCAGTTCGGAGTGGGCACCGGGCAGATACACTAATCTTTACATCATTTGGATTGGCTAAAAGAATACAGGCATGACTCATCCACATTGTAAAAGATTAGTGGATCGATGTAACGCTTGCACTAAAAAATGTGTACAGACCATGTATACAAGGCCTTTCTGAGTTTGCACTTTTATTAAGGACtgatgtttttgaaaacactgtcACTTTCTCATAAATTCTAACAGCAGTTATACAGAGTTTAATCAATTTATAGAATTAGAAATTCTCATCATGTAAcaattgtttaatttctttgattagtttagtttagtttgaAAAGTTTAATTCTTTCATTTCTCAATTCACACATTCCTTAAAGGAGGACTCTGATAAAAAATGAAGTTTCATGCCATGTATCAAATAGTTAAATCCTCTAACAACTCTTGGTTTTTACTTGgagtaataacaataacagaagAGAAGTTCTGGCCTATGGGACTTTCCACACCACACCCACTGCTGCCTCGTGGCCTAATCTTTGCTGTGTGATCACACAGGTTTGACTGGTTTCGCTTCTGTTGCATTACTTGCTGATTTCAGCCCTACAAGGGGAAATATCCATCAGTAATCCTGCACTAATCACAACAACATCAAACTCAATCACCAGGATGTGATTCTGATTTCCTGAGCCTGCAGATAGCGCCCTGATCTACTGAAAGACACCAAAACTCATGTCACCAAACTAATTGTAAGTATATTGATGTGCAATTTGTGCTTGTTATTTAGACTACAGTTTGGAAACTACAATTGATGCTTATAAATCTCTCTAATGAAGAATGATTTGCAGAGACCCTGGCCCAGTTGAAGTTTGGATCACTCATTTCTGCATATAAGTCCAGGCTACTCAAGAAATTCTTCACTTTTGCATCAGACCCCTTACACCATTGGcttattattgattttttgtttcatttcaggttGGAATCAATGAAGCTGATGGTGtaatcattttttctttattctatTTACTATATTAGAAACACTTAAATGATTGCTGGAAGGGATTTGGAAATGGATCCCcttcaaatgcatgtttgttGCTCAGGGTAGTTGTATCTTATGCATTATTAAGGAGGTACATATGAGCTGGTGCTGACAAAAGATCAATGAAAGTGTGGCGACTACTGAAGCGTAGAGGACACTGCACAGCCTGAAATGAACTTTGATccatcaccccccaccccccacctcacttCCGATGGGTATTAGCCAGACCTGAAATACTTTAAATAAGTCTGTCTGAGTAATTTTGCATTAATGGTCCCGTGCTTCATAAACCCACAACAATGAGTTTTTGTACTGGATCTGGATGAACACGTTCTACTGATCACGAAAAACCTTTGCTACAATAACCTCTACTGATATACGACCATGAATTACATTGACCTTTGTACTAtctgtttttaaactgcagtttgCATTCCAGGTACGCCCTGGTGCCCTTCGGCATTCGCTCGGCAAGTAGGGTACATGTTCAAATACgctctgtgctgttttgggTCTGTAGCTGTGCGTTACATCCGGAGAGACATCATTCCGCTATGTCATGCTCCTCATGTGACGTCGCGGCGGTTTCGGGCAAGGACCGAAAGAGTTAATGCCCAGGGCGCCTCTGATTGGATAAGGAAAGCGTTTATGGAGTGAATGAGAGAAAgcgagaggagggagagagacacaggcagGCAGTAAACACTCAACCAGGCGGAAAGAGCAGCGAGCCCCGGCTCGCCGCAATCAGGGGACGTTGTCGCTCTGCCCggaagagaaaaggaggaaCCAGGTCAAATCGATTCAAAcgggggggatttttttttttcatttcgaAAATTTCAGGCGGCTGTGATTCGGATGGGGCGTGTGACGTCGGAACTCCCCGGTAACGTTAAAGAGAACGCtagtgtagctagctagccacctCGCTAAATGGACATCGGAGGAACTCCGCCGGGCGCGGTCAGTATTGTAGTGATTGTATCGGAGAATTTATGTGCTTCTCGTGTTGGGTGAAAGGGGAGACCGAAGGAGACGTCGTGGGGAGGGAGAAGACGGGCTGAAGCATGTCTTTACGGCGCCCTTTCCGTCTCCCGTCCGTCACAATGATGAGGACGCTTTTAGCATTCGGTTGTCTCTTCTCGGTAACGAGAGGAGTGGACCGGCAGACGCCAGCAGCGGACAGGACTCTGTCAAATGACAACAACATGACGGCCGACGGCGACAGAAGGTACATAAATATCGGGGACGGGACCTCGCAGGAATTTGAATTTCCCGAGAACACCAAGGGAGTGATTGTAATCTCCAGCCAGTACCGGAGCGCCGCGGGGCGGAAAGGCAGGGAGAGCTGGAGGCAGACGGTGAATGTGCGCTCCCTGGACCCGGAGGTTCTGTCCATCCTCAACGTGAGCGACAGCGGGCGCGAGGGGCCGGTGAGGAGCTACGTCATCGGCATCAGGTCGGGCGTGGCGGGGCGCGCGCGGCTACTCATCCAGCTCCTCGACCTGGACCAGGACTCCGGGCCTGTTGTGGTGGAGGAGCGGTCCGACTACTCCATCAGAGTGTCCCCGGACAGCGACGACCCGGCGGCCCGGCGCGTCCAGTCCGGGGGGCTGTCCCACTTCTCCGAGAACCCGGTCCTGTTTGCCTTGCTGCCGCTCATCTTCATCAACAAGTGTGCCTTTGGCTGcaaggtggaggtggaggtgctgcGGACCCTGGGGCGGCGCCCTGTGCCTGTGCTGTTGGGTGTGGCCGGGCAGTTTCTGGTCATGCCTCTGTACGCCTACTGCCTGTCCAGGCTGGCCTCCCTGCCCACGCCGCTGTCTCTCGGGCTGGTCATCACCTGCTCCGCcccggggggcgggggtggctACCTCTACAGCCTGCTGCTGGGTGGGGATGTCACGCTGGCCATTTCCATGACGCTAGTCTCCACGGTGGTCGCGGCGGCCATGATGCCGCTGTCCTCGGCGCTCTATGGGCGCCTTCTGGGCGTCCACGCCGCCTTGCACGTGCCCTTCATCAAGATCCTGGGCACCCTCCTCTTCATCGCCATCCCCATCTCGCTGGGCATGCTGGTGAAGCTGCGCCTCCCGGGCCTCACCCGTGCCCTGCTGGCCCTGATCCGCCCCTTCAGCTTCGTGCTCATCGTGGGCGGCATCTTCATGGCCTACCAGATGGGGGCGTCCATCCTGGCGGACGTGCGGCCGCCGATTGTGGCGGCGGGCGCCAGCGTGCCGCTCTTCGGCCTGCTGCTGGGCTATGGCATGGcgtggggggcggggctggccACGCCCCACCGCAGGACGGTCAGCATCGAGGTCGGGGTGCAGAACAGCCTCCTGGCGCTGGCTGTCATGCAGCTGTCCTTCCGCCGGGTGGAGGCCGACTTCGCCTCACAGGCGCCCTTCATCGTGGCGCTCAGCAGCACCTCCGAGAtgctcctcctcgtcctcgccCACTTCGCCCACCGCAGGCTCCGCCCCGCTGCCCTGACGGACGTCTGACGAGCCAATGGCCGATTGTACTGACTCAAACCTGTGCCCAACACCCGcgtacacactgcacactggtatacacacactgtacactgaaCAGTgaagaaagtatttttttgtcttgaaacCAAAGgcctttttctccttttctgagtccttttttcttcatttctacTGAGACGTGCCCTGTGTAAATATACACAAGGAGAGAAATGCTGAGATATTTTTCTACCAGACTGCCAGttttttctaaatgaaatgattaatatttgtattatgtTTACAGCTCTGTGCGTTCCAGAAGTGGCACTGGGAAGTGGGATTGTGCTCGGGTGTTTCAGGACTAAAAGGAGGTTCAATGTACTTGAATACTGACTGTGaaaaagagattaaaataaaagctttgAAAAGATTCAACTGGAACAGTGTGCTAATTAGAGGAGGTTACAGCACAAAGAGTCAGCGTCAAGTGAGCAAAATCCAGGGGGTATTTGCATTTGAGTGCGTTCACGCTGATAAGCAATCCGCCAAGATCACAGCCATGTGTAATCTATGATATGGAAAGTTTTCATCttttatcaaaacaaacacttttctATTTTGGTGCTGTTGCTTTTTGTTATTCACTTGTGTTCCAAATAGGCAAATTAGGCCTGCCAATTAACCATGTGTAATATTGACTCATTCTCCAGTATTCTGGTACCTCGTCAGgccatttctattttaaaaaataaggcTGCTATCAAGATCACAAGACAGAAAATGCTAGCAAAATTATATGCTGGAAGTagttttactttcattttgaacaaatgTCTGCACTTAAAACATCATAGCGTAGTCTGATTCCAAATTCAGGAATA
This region includes:
- the slc10a3 gene encoding P3 protein: MSLRRPFRLPSVTMMRTLLAFGCLFSVTRGVDRQTPAADRTLSNDNNMTADGDRRYINIGDGTSQEFEFPENTKGVIVISSQYRSAAGRKGRESWRQTVNVRSLDPEVLSILNVSDSGREGPVRSYVIGIRSGVAGRARLLIQLLDLDQDSGPVVVEERSDYSIRVSPDSDDPAARRVQSGGLSHFSENPVLFALLPLIFINKCAFGCKVEVEVLRTLGRRPVPVLLGVAGQFLVMPLYAYCLSRLASLPTPLSLGLVITCSAPGGGGGYLYSLLLGGDVTLAISMTLVSTVVAAAMMPLSSALYGRLLGVHAALHVPFIKILGTLLFIAIPISLGMLVKLRLPGLTRALLALIRPFSFVLIVGGIFMAYQMGASILADVRPPIVAAGASVPLFGLLLGYGMAWGAGLATPHRRTVSIEVGVQNSLLALAVMQLSFRRVEADFASQAPFIVALSSTSEMLLLVLAHFAHRRLRPAALTDV